The following proteins come from a genomic window of Carcharodon carcharias isolate sCarCar2 chromosome 10, sCarCar2.pri, whole genome shotgun sequence:
- the slc35c1 gene encoding GDP-fucose transporter 1 isoform X2 has product MALSNLEQGNPESFISKAVRIACVVAIYWFISITMVFLNKYLLDSPDLRLDAPLFVTFFQCFVTVLLCWLLNLLSVLCPGTVEFPSIRFDPKISREILPLSLVFIGMITFNNLCLKYVGVAFYNIGRSLTTVFNVLLSYVILKQTTSFRAILCCGIIIGGFCLGLNQEGVAGSLSWFGVMFGAIASLCVSLNAIYTKKVLPAVDGSIWRLTYYNNVNACILFLPLITITGELKTLYYFDKMSSANFWGVMTLGGVFGFAIGYVTGLQIKFTSPLTHNVSGTAKACAQTILAVFYYEEVKTYLWWTSNIMVLVGSFAYTWVKGREMKEVQDETLNKNRERSEAGV; this is encoded by the exons ATGGCGTTATCCAACTTGGAGCAGGGCAATCCCGAATCCTTCATATCGAAGGCGGTGAGAATCGCTTGCGTGGTGGCTATATACTGGTTCATATCGATCACTATGGTCTTCCTAAACAAGTACTTGTTGGACAGTCCGGATCTGAGGCTGGACGCGCCCCTGTTTGTCACTTTCTTCCAGTGTTTCGTGACAGTGTTACTCTGCTGGCTGCTGAATCTGCTCAGTGTCCTGTGCCCCGGTACGGTGGAGTTCCCTTCGATTAGGTTCGACCCTAAGATTTCCAGGGAGATCCTCCCTTTGTCCCTGGTCTTCATCGGAATGATTACTTTCAACAATCTGTGCCTCAAGTACGTCGGAGTGGCGTTCTATAATATTGGGCGTTCCTTGACCACTGTCTTCAACGTCCTTCTGTCCTATGTGATTCTGAAACAGACCACATCGTTCAGGGCCATCTTGTGTTGTGGGATCATTATAG GTGGTTTTTGCCTGGGATTAAATCAGGAAGGTGTAGCAggcagtctgtcctggtttggaGTAATGTTTGGTGCGATTGCCAGTTTATGTGTATCCCTGAATGCCATATACACAAAGAAGGTTCTGCCAGCTGTAGACGGCAGTATCTGGAGATTGACCTACTACAACAATGTCAACGCCTGTATACTCTTTCTTCCATTGATTACAATCACTGGGGAATTGAAGACTTTGTATTACTTTGACAAGATGAGCAGCGCTAACTTTTGGGGTGTGATGACCTTGGGAGGTGTGTTTGGTTTTGCAATTGGATACGTCACAGGGCTGCAGATTAAATTCACCAGCCCCTTGACCCACAATGTCTCTGGTACGGCCAAAGCATGTGCACAAACTATTCTGGCAGTGTTTTACTATGAAGAAGTGAAGACCTATCTCTGGTGGACAAGTAACATAATGGTCCTCGTCGGCTCCTTTGCATACACCTGGGTAAAGGGACGAGAGATGAAGGAAGTGCAAGATGAGACACTAAACAAGAACCGCGAGAGGAGTGAGGCCGGAGTCTAA
- the slc35c1 gene encoding GDP-fucose transporter 1 isoform X1, producing the protein MNRTPLKRSNILKMALSNLEQGNPESFISKAVRIACVVAIYWFISITMVFLNKYLLDSPDLRLDAPLFVTFFQCFVTVLLCWLLNLLSVLCPGTVEFPSIRFDPKISREILPLSLVFIGMITFNNLCLKYVGVAFYNIGRSLTTVFNVLLSYVILKQTTSFRAILCCGIIIGGFCLGLNQEGVAGSLSWFGVMFGAIASLCVSLNAIYTKKVLPAVDGSIWRLTYYNNVNACILFLPLITITGELKTLYYFDKMSSANFWGVMTLGGVFGFAIGYVTGLQIKFTSPLTHNVSGTAKACAQTILAVFYYEEVKTYLWWTSNIMVLVGSFAYTWVKGREMKEVQDETLNKNRERSEAGV; encoded by the exons ATGAACAGGACTCCGCTGAAACGATCGAATATTCTCAAAATGGCGTTATCCAACTTGGAGCAGGGCAATCCCGAATCCTTCATATCGAAGGCGGTGAGAATCGCTTGCGTGGTGGCTATATACTGGTTCATATCGATCACTATGGTCTTCCTAAACAAGTACTTGTTGGACAGTCCGGATCTGAGGCTGGACGCGCCCCTGTTTGTCACTTTCTTCCAGTGTTTCGTGACAGTGTTACTCTGCTGGCTGCTGAATCTGCTCAGTGTCCTGTGCCCCGGTACGGTGGAGTTCCCTTCGATTAGGTTCGACCCTAAGATTTCCAGGGAGATCCTCCCTTTGTCCCTGGTCTTCATCGGAATGATTACTTTCAACAATCTGTGCCTCAAGTACGTCGGAGTGGCGTTCTATAATATTGGGCGTTCCTTGACCACTGTCTTCAACGTCCTTCTGTCCTATGTGATTCTGAAACAGACCACATCGTTCAGGGCCATCTTGTGTTGTGGGATCATTATAG GTGGTTTTTGCCTGGGATTAAATCAGGAAGGTGTAGCAggcagtctgtcctggtttggaGTAATGTTTGGTGCGATTGCCAGTTTATGTGTATCCCTGAATGCCATATACACAAAGAAGGTTCTGCCAGCTGTAGACGGCAGTATCTGGAGATTGACCTACTACAACAATGTCAACGCCTGTATACTCTTTCTTCCATTGATTACAATCACTGGGGAATTGAAGACTTTGTATTACTTTGACAAGATGAGCAGCGCTAACTTTTGGGGTGTGATGACCTTGGGAGGTGTGTTTGGTTTTGCAATTGGATACGTCACAGGGCTGCAGATTAAATTCACCAGCCCCTTGACCCACAATGTCTCTGGTACGGCCAAAGCATGTGCACAAACTATTCTGGCAGTGTTTTACTATGAAGAAGTGAAGACCTATCTCTGGTGGACAAGTAACATAATGGTCCTCGTCGGCTCCTTTGCATACACCTGGGTAAAGGGACGAGAGATGAAGGAAGTGCAAGATGAGACACTAAACAAGAACCGCGAGAGGAGTGAGGCCGGAGTCTAA